The DNA window GCATGTACTGGACGTCATGGGCGTCCGACCCGGCGACCGTCTCGAACTGCTGGAGGGGTCCGACGGCTTCGTGATACGACCACACAAGATTGATCTGTCGCGTTTGGCGCCGCTGAAGGAGCAAATCGACCCCGACATCGCGCCCTTTGACGTTCACGCCTTCCGCTCCCAGCGACATGATCCTTCGCTACGGGATTGACACCTCCGTCCTTGTCCGCCTGCTCACGGGCCGACCCCGGGACCGGTTTGCCCATACGGTGGGATACCTGACGACCCTGGTGGGCGACGGCACCACCGTGGTGGCTTCCAATCAAGTGATCGGCGAGGCCTACGTCGCCCTCCAGCACCACTTCGGCGTGCAGAAGCCCGCCGCTCGTTCCGCCCTGATCCAGGTGCTGGGCAGCGGCCTGGTCGCACCTTTGAACGGGCTCTCGGTGATGAGGCTCCTGGACGCCTCCGGCGGCGCGGGGCTGCTTGATCGGCTCATCGTCGACGACTACGCGCGTTCAGATCTGGACACCCTGACCTTGGACAAGGCGATGGCCAGCCTCCCCCGCACCCGGTTCGTTTCCCCCTGACGTTCCCGCGGGAACGTTCCCTAGTCGGTGCGGAGGGCGTCGATACGATTACGCATCAGTTCAGCGTATCCGGCCGGGCGATAGCCTTGTTCAAGAAAGCGGATGATGCCGTCCGGATCCACATAAAGCGTCGTCGGATAGGCGAGGATCTCGAAGTCGAGCGCCAGTCCCGCATCGGCGAACAAGACGGGGAAGGTGTAGCCCTCTTCCGCGAGAAGCGCCTCCACTTCGCTCCGCGGGGAATCTGCCGTGACGATGGTGAGGAAAACCACCTCCTCGTCGCCTTCGTACGCCTCGAGCGAGCCTACAAGGTGGGGGAACTCCGCGAGGCACGGGGGACACCAAGTGGCCCAGAACTTCAGGACCACGACTTTCCCCACCAGATCGCTCAACCGCCACTCCACGCCGCGCTGATCTTCGAGGACGAGCGCCGGTGCCCGGCGATCAAGTCGTTCCCCGAGGGCCGTTTCTGCCAGCTCCGCCTCCACCAGCGGACTCCGAACGGCGAACCGCTCGTCCACAGCTTCGGGTGGGAGGCCAGCGGCCGCGGCGGCGCGCTCGGCGAGAGGCCGCAGTCGGACGCCGCCGAAGGCCATGACCTCCACGAAAGCGTCGAGCGCCTCGGCTGGTCGGTCGGTCTCCAGAAGATGGGTCCCAAACGCCCGTAGCGTCTGGGCGCTGCGGGATTCCGTCGCCAGTTCCTGGAACAACTCCTCGGCGGCTTCGGTCTCGCCGAGTTGCGCGAGCATACGAGCCTGGACGATCCGTGCCCGGTCGATCTCCCGTCGTCGATTCTCCTCGCGCTCGTATCCCTTCGCACTGGCATCCAGGAAACCGGGACGGTCCGCTCTCAGGCCCTCTTCTATTGCAACGGCCCTCTCGAGTACGACCTGCGGGCGCAGCCCCAATTGGATCAGGCCGTCCAGAGCCAACCATTGCTCCGCGTTCCGCCACGCAAGCACCTCCAAAGCGGCGTCGAACAGCCTCTCCGCCAACTCCGGAGCAAGTTCCGGCCCCATGGCCTGCTGGCCGACAGCCATGAACCGCCATGTCGTCCAGGTGGCTCGATTCTTCAGTGTTGTCGCCGCCGCAAGTCCCTCATCCGCGATGCGAAGCAGTTCCTCGGGCGACGACCCCTGAAACGCGGCTTGAAAGTCGGCGCTCAAGTCCTCGGCCAGCAGGTCGTCGGCCAGGACGCCCCGGTCCGACGCGGCGGTGAGACGCCCAAGCCAGTGGTCCGACTCCTCTTCCCGACCGATCAGGTCGTACCCGGACGCGAGGCGATAGAGAATCGAAGCCTCGGTTTCCGGAACATCGTCGCGAGCCGCGGCGAGCGCGTCCAGCGCCGCCCCGATGGAGTCCCGGATCGTCCCGGCGCGGTCACTTGCCCCCTCCTCCGCGGCGGAGACCAAGGCCGCTCCAAGCGCGTTCAGCATTAGGGGGTCCTCGGGTCGCGTTGCCAGTTGCTCGATCAGGATGGCCCGATAGCCATCGAGGTCGCCCAGTTCCCGCGCCGCTGAGAGGGCGCTGACGTAGATCATCGGACGGTCGCGGCTTGCTCGAAGTGCCTCGGGTAGCAGGTCGAGCAGCTTCTCCAGGTATCGGCGGTCCGTCTCGAAACGCCCGGCCAGGCGGAGAGACGTCATGTAGCCATCCCAAGCGACGGGATCGGCGGGCTCCAGTTCCAATGACTGTTCCCACGCCCGAGACGCCTCCACGAACAGATCGAAGTAATGGGCCAGCATCGCGTACTGACGGTGCGCCTCGGAGTCATCCGGCGCGGCCGTGCGGGCCGAATCGAAGCGGGCCATCGCCCGCTCCAGCCGGGTGGCCTCGACATCCGCCGCCGCGTCTGCCATCAAGGCAGTATGAGATCGCGCGTCGGCGCAGCCGACGGCGACGGCAAGACCTGCCAGAGTGAGAAACCTGAGGCGGTTCATCGAATCGTCTCCAGTCAGTTGATGCGCTTGTCGCGGCCGGTCCATTCGCGGTCGCGGAGGATGTATTTCTGGACCTTGCCGGTGGAGGTCTTGGGGAGGGGGCCGAACTCGATCGCGTCGGGGCACTTGAAGTGGGCAATGCGGTCGCGGCAGAAGTCGATGATCTCGCGCTCCGTGGCGTCGGCTTCCGGCTTCAGGGTGACGAAGGCCTTGGGGCGCTCGCCCCATTCGTCGTGGGGGATGGCGATGACCGCGCATTCCAGCACGGCGGGGTGGCGGGCGACGGTCTGCTCGACCTCGATGGTGGAGATGTTCTCGCCCCCGGAGATGATGATGTCCTTGGCCCGGTCGCGGAGTTCCACGTAGCCGTCGGGGTGCCACACGGCGAGGTCGCCCGAGTGGAACCAGCCGCCGCGGAAGGCCTCGTCGGTCGCCTCGGGCTGCGCGTAGTAGCCCTTCATGACGATGTTCCCGCGCATCACGACTTCGCCCATCGTCGCGCCGTCGCGCGGCACGTCCCTGCCCTCCCCGTCGACGACCCGCATGAGGTCGGAGGTGACGAACCCCTGGCCCTGGCGGGCGAGCAGCCGGGCCTGCTCGGCGGGCGGGCGTCCGTCCCAGTCCGCGTGCCAGGCGCAGGTGGCTGTGGGGCCGTACGTCTCCGTGAGACCGTAGGCGTGAATCGGGTGGAAGTTCAGCGCCTTCAACTGCTCCAGCAGCGTCGGCGAGGGCGGCGCCCCGGCGATCATCGTCCGCACCGTGTGCTCCAGTGGGCGGGCCGCCGGATCGTTGACGAGCATGATCTGCACGGTCGGCGCCCCGCAGTAGTGGGTGACGCCCTCCGACTCGATGAGCGCCCAGATGCGGCCGGGATCGACCTCCCTCAGGCACACGTGCGTGCCGCCGACGGCGGTCACCGCCCACGTGAAGCACCACCCGTTGCAGTGGAACATGGGGAGGGTCCAGAGATAGACGGCCGCCGGCGTCATCTCCATCTCGATGAGTTCCCCGATCGCGTTCAGGTACGCGCCGCGGTGCGTGTACACGACGCCCTTGGGACGGCCCGTCGTCCCCGACGTGTAGTTCATCGAGATCGGGGCTTCCTCGTCCGTGGGGCCGGCCGGGAGCGGGAGCGCCGCTTCGCCGCCGGCGAGGAACGCCTCGTAGGGATCGCTGGGCGCCCCGGTATCGTCGATCCGCACCACCGTCACCCCGTCGCCGCGCAGCGCGTCCCCGTCAACGAGGCTCTCGAGAGCCCGGTCGACGAACAGGTACCGCGCACCGCTGTGCTCCAGGATGTAGGCGATCTCGCCCGCCCCGAGCCGCGTGTTGATCGCGACCAGCACCCCGCCGGCGGCCGGCACGCCGTAGTGCGCTTCGAGCAGAGGCGGCGTATTCGGCGACAGGAAGGCCACCCGGTCCCCCGGCTTGAGCCCGGCCCGCAGGAGTCCCGCCGCCAGCCGCCGTACGCGAAGCTCGAACTCCCGGTAGGAGTAGCTGCGGCCGCCGTGCACGACCGCCGCCTTGTCCGGGTATACGAACGCACTCCGCCGCAGGAACTCGAGCGGCGTGAGTTCCGTCCGGTACGGGCTCCGCTCGCTCACCCTCCGCCGGCTTCGGCGAGCAGGCGGCGGTACACGTCCCGGGCTTCGTCGAACTGGGCGTAGACGTGGTCCTGCTCGGACTGCGACCGCCAGCCGGGCCACTCCCGCGCCTGGCGTTCGAGTTCGTCGATCCAGTCGAGGCCGTACTGCGCGCCCGCCGCGTCGCGGATCGCCTCGCCTCCGACGGTGAACCAGACCGGGTTCGTGAACCCCTGCGGGTAGGCCGCGTCGAGCGGGAACCGTTCCTCGGGCTCTCCCTCCGCCCGCAGGTGAATCCAGCCACTCCCGTCGATCTCGACGTCGCCCGACCAGGAGGCCGACATGCGGTCCTCGGAGAGTTCGAGTTCGAGGGCATCCTCGCCGTCACGCACGAGCCAGGCGCGGGTCAGCGGCACGATCGACCGCACGCTGGCCACCACCTCCACGCTCGTCGCGTCCGCGCCCAGACCTAGGACGGAACCCGGGATCTCCCCGTTTACCGTGAGTTCGACGAGCGGCCCGTTGGTCACGAACGCCGCCGCGCCGCGCAGGCCCTCAAACCACCCATCGGCCGTCAGGCGCCCGTCCGGCGGGCGCACGTATGTCCGCATGGCGCCCACGAGCGGCGTGGCGTGCAGGTTGCTGATCGAGTCTTCCCCGCCGGTCGCGCACACCCGCACGTCGTTGCTCCACAGCGCGTAGAGCGGGAAGAAGCCGGCCCGCTCGGCCGTGGACCACTCGAGCGCGTCGCTCGTCCCCAGCACGGCGTCGACCATGAACCCCTTCCCGCCCATCAGTCCGAACGTGAGCGGGTCCACATCGCCGAAGTAGGGGTGGACGTAGCCCGTCGTCGCCCCCTGGTCCTTCGCCTTCCGCATCATGTCCGTGTTCGACGGATACAGGCTCTCGATCGCCGTCCCCTCGTATCCCGTCGTGAACGGTGAGATGAGGTGGTCGCGCATCCCGAACATGAACACGTGTCCGTAGAACGGCGGCCGGTACTCCTGCCCCACGATGACGACCATGTCCTCCATCTCCGCCGACACCGGGTGCTCCCCGCCGCCGGGCACGAAGAACTGGTGGTCCAGGATCCGGTTGTCCTTGTTCGCCACCTGCTCGTTCACGATGTCCTGGTCCTCGGCTGCGGACATGAACATCAGGTTCTCGAGCGAGTTGTGGAGGTTCCCCGCGTAGTTCATGTGGACGTGCGTGGAGCCGTTGTGCCAGCCGTCCGCCGAGAGGTCCGCGAACCGGTGCAGCGTGACCGCCAGTTCGACCGTGGCATCCGCCTCGATCGCCACCTTCATGCGCTGCGGCTCGATCTCGAAGCCCTTTACGATGGTGAGGTCCGCTTCGCCCGGCGGGAGCGCGACCGTGAACGTCCCGTCCGTGTGGAAGGCCGGATAGCGCCCGCGCTGGCCGATCCGGGCGTACTCGTCGGGCGGGGCGTGGTACTTGCCGTCCGGCCCGAGAAGGGTCACGCGCGCCGGCACCGGCTTCCGCCCGCTCGCGTCCGTGCGCACCGTGACGGAGAGCATGCCCGTCGGCCCCGCGTAGGTGCGCTCGCCGATCTCGATCCGCCGCCGGCCGCCGCCGTAGGTCTCGATGAGTTCGAGCTGCGGGAGGCCGCCCTCGTTCGTGATGTAGGCGATCGTCTCCCCATCGGGCGACCAGCGCGGGTGGAAGGCGTCGTGCTCGAAGAAGGTGAGCTTGTAGGGCTCGCCGCCCGTCGTCGGCTGCACGTACAGGTTGTTGAACTGGTCCGCCGCCCCCGCCGTCGACGAGTAGACGAAGCGCCGGCCGTGCAGCGACACGTCCGGCCGTGTGCGGTACAGCGTCTGCTCCCGCAGCACCGTCCGCGCCTCCAGGATCCCGTCCGCGCGCGCCGGGACCCGGATCACGTTCCCCGAGCCCAGCGGCACGTCGCGGTTCGAGACGAGGAGGAGTTCCTCGCCGTCCGGCATCCACGCGGGCGAGATATACATGTCCATGGGCCCGAAGTAGAGCCGGTTGTTGCCGTAGGAGTTGTCGCTCGTGACCGCGATCTCGGGCCCCGCCCAGTCGCCGTCCGCCACGTCCCGGATGTAGACGTTGAAGTACCCGTTGGGCGCGCTCGACACGTAGGCGAGGCGCGTGCCATCGGGAGAGAA is part of the Candidatus Palauibacter polyketidifaciens genome and encodes:
- a CDS encoding AbrB/MazE/SpoVT family DNA-binding domain-containing protein, which gives rise to MLVKVTAKRQVTFPAHVLDVMGVRPGDRLELLEGSDGFVIRPHKIDLSRLAPLKEQIDPDIAPFDVHAFRSQRHDPSLRD
- a CDS encoding redoxin domain-containing protein: MADAAADVEATRLERAMARFDSARTAAPDDSEAHRQYAMLAHYFDLFVEASRAWEQSLELEPADPVAWDGYMTSLRLAGRFETDRRYLEKLLDLLPEALRASRDRPMIYVSALSAARELGDLDGYRAILIEQLATRPEDPLMLNALGAALVSAAEEGASDRAGTIRDSIGAALDALAAARDDVPETEASILYRLASGYDLIGREEESDHWLGRLTAASDRGVLADDLLAEDLSADFQAAFQGSSPEELLRIADEGLAAATTLKNRATWTTWRFMAVGQQAMGPELAPELAERLFDAALEVLAWRNAEQWLALDGLIQLGLRPQVVLERAVAIEEGLRADRPGFLDASAKGYEREENRRREIDRARIVQARMLAQLGETEAAEELFQELATESRSAQTLRAFGTHLLETDRPAEALDAFVEVMAFGGVRLRPLAERAAAAAGLPPEAVDERFAVRSPLVEAELAETALGERLDRRAPALVLEDQRGVEWRLSDLVGKVVVLKFWATWCPPCLAEFPHLVGSLEAYEGDEEVVFLTIVTADSPRSEVEALLAEEGYTFPVLFADAGLALDFEILAYPTTLYVDPDGIIRFLEQGYRPAGYAELMRNRIDALRTD
- a CDS encoding acyl--CoA ligase family protein, coding for MSERSPYRTELTPLEFLRRSAFVYPDKAAVVHGGRSYSYREFELRVRRLAAGLLRAGLKPGDRVAFLSPNTPPLLEAHYGVPAAGGVLVAINTRLGAGEIAYILEHSGARYLFVDRALESLVDGDALRGDGVTVVRIDDTGAPSDPYEAFLAGGEAALPLPAGPTDEEAPISMNYTSGTTGRPKGVVYTHRGAYLNAIGELIEMEMTPAAVYLWTLPMFHCNGWCFTWAVTAVGGTHVCLREVDPGRIWALIESEGVTHYCGAPTVQIMLVNDPAARPLEHTVRTMIAGAPPSPTLLEQLKALNFHPIHAYGLTETYGPTATCAWHADWDGRPPAEQARLLARQGQGFVTSDLMRVVDGEGRDVPRDGATMGEVVMRGNIVMKGYYAQPEATDEAFRGGWFHSGDLAVWHPDGYVELRDRAKDIIISGGENISTIEVEQTVARHPAVLECAVIAIPHDEWGERPKAFVTLKPEADATEREIIDFCRDRIAHFKCPDAIEFGPLPKTSTGKVQKYILRDREWTGRDKRIN
- a CDS encoding CehA/McbA family metallohydrolase; the encoded protein is MRIGPAPVLIVSVLSAGMALGCEPGGDAPGMAGEPGLLESASARPVAPLLAEEPPPPFGEYPGVRHGGNYMHNYYLPPAPGTTPWFPTWSPDGESIAVGMAGSVWEVDVETGDATELTRGGTYHSSPSYSPDGRWIAYTADYGGERVQLEILDTETGETRVLTDDRFVYADPVFSPDGTRLAYVSSAPNGYFNVYIRDVADGDWAGPEIAVTSDNSYGNNRLYFGPMDMYISPAWMPDGEELLLVSNRDVPLGSGNVIRVPARADGILEARTVLREQTLYRTRPDVSLHGRRFVYSSTAGAADQFNNLYVQPTTGGEPYKLTFFEHDAFHPRWSPDGETIAYITNEGGLPQLELIETYGGGRRRIEIGERTYAGPTGMLSVTVRTDASGRKPVPARVTLLGPDGKYHAPPDEYARIGQRGRYPAFHTDGTFTVALPPGEADLTIVKGFEIEPQRMKVAIEADATVELAVTLHRFADLSADGWHNGSTHVHMNYAGNLHNSLENLMFMSAAEDQDIVNEQVANKDNRILDHQFFVPGGGEHPVSAEMEDMVVIVGQEYRPPFYGHVFMFGMRDHLISPFTTGYEGTAIESLYPSNTDMMRKAKDQGATTGYVHPYFGDVDPLTFGLMGGKGFMVDAVLGTSDALEWSTAERAGFFPLYALWSNDVRVCATGGEDSISNLHATPLVGAMRTYVRPPDGRLTADGWFEGLRGAAAFVTNGPLVELTVNGEIPGSVLGLGADATSVEVVASVRSIVPLTRAWLVRDGEDALELELSEDRMSASWSGDVEIDGSGWIHLRAEGEPEERFPLDAAYPQGFTNPVWFTVGGEAIRDAAGAQYGLDWIDELERQAREWPGWRSQSEQDHVYAQFDEARDVYRRLLAEAGGG